A DNA window from Lutra lutra chromosome 8, mLutLut1.2, whole genome shotgun sequence contains the following coding sequences:
- the WNT1 gene encoding proto-oncogene Wnt-1 has product MGHWAQLPGWVSATLLLALAALPAALAANSSGRWWGIVNVASSTNLLTDSKSLQLVLEPSLQLLSRKQRRLIRQNPGILHSVSGGLQSAVRECKWQFRNRRWNCPTAPGPHLFGKIVNRGCRETAFIFAITSAGVTHSVARSCSEGSIESCTCDYRRRGPGGPDWHWGGCSDNIDFGRLFGREFVDSGEKGRDLRFLMNLHNNEAGRTTVFSEMRQECKCHGMSGSCTVRTCWMRLPTLRAVGDVLRDRFDGASRVLYGNRGSNRASRAELLRLEPEDPAHKPPSPHDLVYFEKSPNFCTYSGRLGTAGTAGRACNSSSPALDGCELLCCGRGHRTRTQRVTERCNCTFHWCCHVSCRNCTHTRVLHECL; this is encoded by the exons ATGGGGCACTGGGCGCAGCTGCCCGGCTGGGTTTCTGCTACGCTGTTGCTGGCGCTGGCCGCTCTGCCTGCAGCCCTGGCCGCCAACAGCAGTGGCCGATGGTG GGGCATCGTGAACGTAGCCTCCTCCACGAACCTGCTGACCGACTCCAAGAGTCTACAACTGGTGCTGGAGCCCAGTCTTCAGCTGCTGAGCCGCAAACAGCGGCGGCTGATCCGCCAGAACCCGGGGATCCTGCACAGCGTGAGCGGAGGGCTGCAGAGCGCGGTGCGGGAGTGCAAGTGGCAGTTCCGCAACCGCCGCTGGAATTGCCCCACGGCTCCGGGGCCCCACCTCTTCGGCAAGATCGTCAACCGAG GCTGCCGGGAAACAGCGTTTATCTTCGCCATCACCTCCGCGGGGGTTACGCATTCAGTGGCACGCTCCTGCTCGGAGGGCTCCATCGAGTCTTGCACGTGCGACTACCGGCGGAGGGGTCCTGGGGGCCCCGATTGGCACTGGGGGGGCTGCAGCGACAACATCGACTTCGGCCGCCTCTTCGGCAGGGAGTTTGTGGACTCCGGGGAGAAGGGGCGGGACCTGCGTTTCCTCATGAACCTTCACAACAACGAGGCGGGCCGCACG aCCGTGTTCTCCGAGATGCGCCAGGAGTGCAAGTGCCACGGGATGTCGGGCTCGTGCACGGTGCGCACGTGCTGGATGCGGCTGCCCACGCTGCGTGCGGTGGGCGACGTGCTACGCGACAGATTCGATGGCGCCTCGCGCGTACTCTACGGCAACCGCGGCAGCAACCGCGCCTCGCGGGCAGAGCTGCTGCGCCTGGAGCCCGAAGACCCCGCGCACAAGCCGCCCTCCCCTCACGACCTCGTCTACTTTGAGAAATCGCCCAATTTCTGCACGTACAGCGGACGCCTGGGGACAGCGGGCACGGCGGGGCGCGCCTGCAACAGCTCGTCGCCCGCGCTGGACGGCTGCGAGCTGCTCTGTTGTGGCCGGGGCCACCGCACGCGCACACAGCGCGTCACGGAGCGCTGCAACTGCACCTTTCACTGGTGCTGCCACGTCAGCTGCCGCAACTGCACGCACACGCGCGTACTGCACGAGTGTCTGTGA
- the WNT10B gene encoding protein Wnt-10b, with protein MPEEPRPRPPPSGFAGLLFLALCSRAFSNEILGLKLPGEPPLTANTVCLTLSGLSKRQLGLCLRSPDVTASALQGLHIAVHECQHQLRDQRWNCSALEGGGRLPHHSAILKRGFRESAFSFSMLAAGVMHAVATACSLGRLASCGCGWKGSGEQDRLRAKLLQLQALSRGKSFPHSLPSPGPGLGPSPGPQDTWEWGGCNQDMDFGEKFSRDFLDSREAPRDIQARMRIHNNRVGRQVVTENLKRKCKCHGTSGSCQFKTCWRAAPEFRAVGAALRERLGRAIFIDTHNRNSGAFQPRLRPRRLSGELVYFEKSPDFCERDPTVGSPGTRGRACNKTSRLLDGCGSLCCGRGHNMLRQTRVERCHCRFHWCCYVLCDECKVTEWVNVCK; from the exons ATGCCGGAGGAGCCCCGGCCGCGGCCTCCGCCCTCGGGCTTCGCGGGTCTCCTGTTCCTGGCGTTGTGCAGTCG GGCCTTCAGCAATGAGATTCTGGGCCTGAAGCTGCCCGGCGAGCCGCCGCTGACCGCCAACACCGTGTGCTTGACGCTGTCGGGCCTGAGCAAGCGGCAGCTGGGCCTCTGCCTGCGCAGCCCCGACGTGACGGCATCCGCGCTTCAGGGCCTGCACATCGCGGTCCACGAGTGTCAGCACCAGCTGCGCGACCAGCGCTGGAACTGCTCCGCGCTCGAGGGCGGCGGCCGCCTGCCGCACCACAGCGCCATCCTCAAGCGCG GTTTTCGGGAGAgtgctttttccttctccatgCTGGCGGCAGGGGTCATGCATGCGGTCGCCACGGCCTGCAGCCTGGGCAGGCTAGCGAGCTGCGGCTGCGGCTGGAAGGGCAGTGGTGAGCAGGACCGGCTGAGGGCCAAGCTGCTGCAGCTGCAGGCTCTGTCCCGGGGCAAGagtttcccccactccctccccagccctggccctggctTAGGTCCCAGCCCCGGCCCCCAGGACACGTGGGAATGGGGTGGCTGTAACCAGGACATGGACTTTGGAGAGAAGTTCTCTCGGGATTTCTTGGATTCCAGGGAAGCTCCCCGGGACATCCAGGCAAGAATGCGAATCCACAACAACAGGGTGGGGCGACAG GTGGTAACTGAAAACCTGAAGCGGAAATGCAAGTGTCACGGCACTTCGGGCAGCTGCCAGTTCAAGACCTGCTGGAGGGCGGCCCCAGAGTTCCGGGCGGTGGGGGCAGCGCTGAGGGAGCGGCTGGGTCGGGCCATCTTCATCGATACCCACAACCGCAACTCCGGAGCCTTCCAACCCCGCCTGCGTCCACGTCGCCTTTCGGGAGAGCTGGTTTACTTTGAGAAGTCTCCTGACTTCTGTGAGCGAGACCCTACTGTGGGCTCCCCCGGCACTCGGGGCCGGGCATGCAACAAGACCAGTCGTCTGCTGGACGGCTGCGGCAGCCTGTGCTGCGGCCGTGGGCACAATATGCTTCGGCAGACGCGAGTTGAGCGCTGTCATTGCCGCTTCCATTGGTGCTGCTACGTGCTGTGCGACGAGTGCAAGGTCACAGAGTGGGTCAACGTGTGTAAGTGA